A single genomic interval of Lathyrus oleraceus cultivar Zhongwan6 chromosome 7, CAAS_Psat_ZW6_1.0, whole genome shotgun sequence harbors:
- the LOC127103924 gene encoding uncharacterized protein LOC127103924, with the protein MVNPGLVYPQGYPQIASTPVISQTTSQHVQLPNHQVNPQPTNQNVVGSDYQLLDERIRAIEGFSAYNMDAKDLCLVPNVVVPPKFKAPDLPKYKGLSCPRSHVIMYCRKMASYINNDDLIIHCFQDSLSGASLDWYMGLERSKIRSWKDLSEAFLKQYKYNLDMAPTRLQLRNQACKSNETFKEYAQRWREMASRVKHALTDAELVDIFMGTLHGLYYEKMVGSSSSNFADMVTIGERIENGLKIGKIASIDSQPAAKKSHGFAKKKEAEANVVTTNVYAQVKALMDHMPYYPYPYIVVAQYQ; encoded by the coding sequence ATGGTGAATCCTGGTTTGGTGTATCCTCAAGGGTATCCTCAGATCGCTTCTACTCCAGTTATTTCTCAGACGACTTCTCAGCATGTTCAACTTCCCAATCATCAAGTTAATCCTCAACCTACCAATCAGAATGTTGTTGGTTCAGACTATCAGTTACTGGATGAAAGGATCAGAGCCATTGAAGGTTTCTCTGCTTATAATATGGATGCTAAGGACTTATGCCTAGTTCCTAATGTGGTGGTTCCTCCTAAGTTCAAAGCGCCAGACCTACCAAAATATAAGGGTTTGAGTTGTCCAAGAAGCCATGTCATCATGTATTGTAGGAAGATGGCATCTTACATTAATAATGATGATCTTATTATCCATTGCTTTCAAGACAGCTTATCTGGGGCATCCTTAGACTGGTATATGGGCCTGGAACGCAGTAAAATCAGATCTTGGAAGGACTTGTCTGAAGCCTTTctcaagcaatacaaatataatttGGACATGGCTCCCACCAGGCTACAACTGCGGAATCAAGCCTGCAAGAGCAATgaaacatttaaagaatacgctcagagatgGCGTGAAATGGCTTCCAGAGTTAAACATGCACTGACAGATGCCGAATTGGTTGATATTTTCATGGGCACACTCCATGGTTTGTATTATGAGAAGATGGTTGGTAGCTCATCATCCAACTTTGCCGACATGGTAACCattggagaacgcatcgagaATGGGCTAAAAATAGGAAAGATTGCTAGTATCGACAGCCAGCCAGCGGCTAAGAAGTCTCACGgttttgctaagaagaaagaggCCGAGGCAAATGTCGTAACAACAAATGTATATGCTCAAGTTAAGGCACTTATGGATCATATGCCATACTACCCTTATCCATACATTGTCGTTGCTCAATATCAGTAA